The following coding sequences are from one Culex quinquefasciatus strain JHB chromosome 1, VPISU_Cqui_1.0_pri_paternal, whole genome shotgun sequence window:
- the LOC6042718 gene encoding molybdenum cofactor sulfurase 1: MEFVQEYSDEEAAAIEREFTRLKDKHYLDHAGATLYAESQIRAVHDLLTANMFGNPHTSHQTGQLMDEVRRRVLRFFNTDSSEYSLIFTSGATASLKMVAENFTFRAADSAEGDEGAFVYLRDNHTSVLGMRAIVGTSRIHPLERENFVRHLKVSARSSQRKPSLVVFPAQNNFNAAKYPLELIEEIRENGLVGYDDDKFYVCLDVASFVSTNFLDLDRYKPDFVCMSFYKIFGYPTGLGALLIRKGSEDLLDKKYYGGGTIQIVMSGKNLHRKHVKPSDRFEDGTQPFLSIIALLEGFNTIQRLIPPSNGYRSMERVSKHVFNLAKYCYHQLGELVHANGAKVIHFYMDSRFESRDRQGGIVTFNVLKDDGSYVGYAEFARIALKHDVYLRAGCFCNSGTCQRQLKLSDEGLLEYFKMGKICGDDNDMIDGHPTGTVRAAFGYMTKPENVDRLVEMIRERFVSQGICRPVKPTNRSSNDEELELKAIYIYPIRSCGSFTVTTSWPMVDRGLKHDREFSIVNSNGTPLSQSKHTDMASIVPKIDPRSNVLILTHPTMPDLILNLNKLPTAKSTILPGDSVDCGDEIAAWISKALRQPRLRLVKHLNDGNHSPPPKILMINGNALRSLGDEDSAEDQATASWLVEHFQGNLVVEAPATVDMQTWKQVAIGEHRFKVVGMCTRCPMIYVDPASGKVSADSLKAIANVFKKKVPLGMYLAYVGDGGATARSLQCGGRFIPEQKDHSKVTSITESVVRFNFNG, from the exons ATGGAGTTTGTCCAGGAGTACAGTGACGAGGAGGCGGCTGCAATCGAGCGGGAATTTACCAGGTTGAAAG ACAAGCACTACCTAGACCATGCGGGAGCCACGCTGTACGCGGAATCGCAAATCCGAGCCGTGCACGACCTGCTGACCGCCAACATGTTCGGCAATCCGCACACCAGCCACCAAACCGGCCAGCTGATGGACGAGGTCCGCCGTCGAGTGCTGCGCTTTTTCAACACCGACTCGTCCGAGTACAGCCTGATCTTCACGTCCGGTGCGACCGCGTCCCTGAAGATGGTCGCGGAGAACTTTACCTTTCGCGCGGCGGACTCGGCCGAGGGAGACGAGGGCGCGTTCGTGTACCTGCGGGACAATCACACCTCGGTGCTGGGGATGCGGGCGATCGTAGGAACGAGCCGAATTCATCCGCTGGAACGGGAGAACTTTGTGCGGCATCTGAAGGTTTCGGCGCGATCTTCGCAGCGCAAGCCCTCGCTGGTGGTTTTCCCCGCGCAGAATAACTTCAACGCGGCCAAGTATCCGCTGGAGCTGATCGAGGAGATTCGGGAGAACGGGTTGGTTGGGTATGACGATGACAAGTTCTACGTGTGTTTGGACGTCGCAAGCTTTGTGTCGACCAACTTTCTGGATTTGGATCGCTACAAGCCGGACTTTGTGTGCATGTCGTTCTACAAGATCTTTGG GTATCCAACCGGACTTGGCGCTCTTCTGATACGTAAAGGTTCGGAAGACCTGCTGGACAAGAAGTACTACGGTGGAGGAACGATCCAAATCGTGATGAGCGGGAAGAACCTGCATCGCAAGCACGTAAAGCCGTCGGATCGCTTCGAGGACGGCACCCAACCGTTCCTATCGATTATCGCTCTACTGGAGGGATTCAACACGATCCAGCGTTTGATTCCACCGTCCAACGGGTACCGCTCGATGGAACGGGTCTCGAAGCACGTGTTCAACCTGGCCAAGTACTGCTACCATCAGCTGGGAGAACTCGTGCATGCGAACGGTGCCAAAGTGATCCACTTCTACATGGATTCCAGGTTCGAGTCCCGCGATCGCCAGGGTGGGATCGTCACCTTCAATGTGCTGAAAGACGATGGAAGCTACGTGGGCTACGCGGAGTTTGCCCGGATCGCTCTGAAGCACGATGTATACTTGCGGGCGGGATGTTTCTGTAACTCGGGGACCTGTCAACGGCAGCTGAAGCTGTCCGATGAGGGTTTGCTGGAGTACTTCAAGATGGGCAAGATTTGCGGGGATGACAACGACATGATCGACGGACATCCCACGGGAACCGTCCGGGCAGCGTTCGGCTACATGACCAAACCGGAGAATGTGGATCGGTTGGTGGAGATGATCAGGGAGAGGTTTGTATCGCAGGGGATTTGCAGGCCTGTGAAGCCAACTAATCGATCATCGAACGATGAAGAGTTGGAACTCAAAGCAATCTACATCTATCCGATACGATCGTGCGGGTCATTCACCGTAACTACCAGTTGGCCAATGGTAGACAGAGGATTGAAGCACGATCGCGAGTTCAGTATTGTCAACAGCAACGGCACGCCCTTATCCCAGTCCAAACATACGGACATGGCCTCGATCGTCCCGAAAATCGATCCTCGAAGCAACGTTCTAATCCTAACGCATCCCACAATGCCCGATCTGATCTTGAACCTTAACAAACTCCCAACAGCAAAGTCCACCATCCTTCCGGGAGATTCCGTAGATTGCGGCGACGAAATTGCCGCCTGGATCAGCAAAGCCCTTCGCCAACCCCGACTACGTCTCGTAAAACACCTAAACGACGGAAATCACTCCCCTCCCCCCAAAATCCTCATGATCAACGGAAACGCGCTGCGATCGCTGGGCGATGAAGACAGCGCGGAAGATCAAGCGACCGCATCCTGGCTGGTGGAGCACTTCCAGGGCAACCTGGTGGTCGAGGCACCCGCCACGGTAGACATGCAAACGTGGAAGCAGGTCGCCATCGGGGAGCACCGATTCAAGGTGGTGGGGATGTGCACCCGCTGTCCGATGATCTACGTGGATCCGGCCAGTGGGAAAGTTTCGGCGGATTCGCTGAAGGCGATTGCTAACGTGTTCAAGAAGAAGGTCCCGTTGGGGATGTACTTGGCGTACGTGGGCGATGGAGGGGCGACAGCTAGATCGCTGCAGTGTGGTGGAAGATTTATTCCGGAACAGAAGGATCATTCTAAAGTGACGTCCATCACGGAATCTGTCGTTAGGTTTAACTTTAATGGGTAG